One genomic segment of Desmodus rotundus isolate HL8 unplaced genomic scaffold, HLdesRot8A.1 manual_scaffold_266, whole genome shotgun sequence includes these proteins:
- the PXN gene encoding paxillin isoform X2 — MDDLDALLEDLESTTSHISKRPVFLSEETPYSYPTGNHTYQEIAVPPPVPPPPSSEALNGALLDPLDQWQPSASRFIHQQPQSPPPVSGSSAKTSSTSIPQDSVGPPCPRAGEEEHVYSFPNKQKSAEPSPTMMSSSLGSNLSELDRLLLELNAVQHNPPGCPADEANSSPPLPGALSPHYGIPENNSLLGVKAGPPMKEKPKRNGGRGLEDVRPSVESLLDELESSVPSPVPAITVNQGEMSSPQRVTPSQQQTRISASSATRELDELMASLSDFKTSSSAVALNSLGLLPSSAPSSHHILSSPSPPPPRPSIPKPSPRGHGHTPKVLSVEDNDNGKGLLSPVAPSWLDLAGLGVTAGFGVTPDTPNLRSSSVEGSLGPSGAESQAQVCRDGLNLTSQLSRAPPGHTLPRAQCTSPQEPGDPQGLSTNPENPEETLAATWEQPWAFEALSPETPCGATPSFQEVAEPALVAIDRQAIFPDTWSFTKEGGQLRERARPEPVGPGSSCPAPVNEQLGGEMHMRGSPVRPAQGPETHQRPEGTTEAAAEAKREQPELPRAVVMDTPKTTERISTSGQIRSVIRRSRETGHAHPMSREPSPRRRLDPATLSRTPSQERLIAELQGRLGIQPEAEEAAGAGGASTEDWMTEGVVITVQPRGRRAEGQLVEKVVFPPGSPIPLRRTFPVLPSPPPVPLLQHRSDAMASSSSPPPSLAAPSTLGPSALPCWSSGVQNAGAGPQEEDVWGPTSPLPAPYTVRSVGCQTDEDPLFPPMQTQGLEQRADGELRWAAGWPPNDRQSSPGGRHEGGFMAQGKTGSSSPPGGPPKPGSQLDSMLGSLQSDLNKLGVATVAKGVCGACKKPIAGQVVTAMGKTWHPEHFVCTHCQEEIGSRNFFERDGQPYCEKDYHTLFSPRCYYCNGPILDKVVTALDRTWHPEHFFCAQCGAFFGPEGFHEKDGKAYCRKDYFDMFAPKCGGCARAILENYISALNTLWHPECFVCRECFTPFVNGSFFEHDGQPYCEVHYHERRGSLCSGCQKPITGRCITAMAKKFHPEHFVCAFCLKQLNKGTFKEQNDKPYCQNCFLKLFC, encoded by the exons CCTCAGTCCCCGCCGCCCGTGTCTGGCTCCAGTGCCAAAACCTCCAGCACCTCCATCCCCCAGGACAGCGTCGGCCCTCCGTGTCCCCGAGCCGGTGAGGAAGAGCACGTCTACAG CTTCCCCAACAAGCAGAAGTCGGCTGAGCCTTCGCCCACCATGATGAGCTCCTCCCTGGGCAGCAACCTTTCAGAACTTGACCGCCTGCTGCTGGAGCTGAATGCTGTGCAGCATAACCCCCCAGGCTGCCCTGCAG ATGAAGCCAACTCAAGCCCCCCACTGCCTGGGGCTCTTAGCCCTCACTACGGCATCCCGGAGAATAACAGCCTGCTGGGCGTCAAAGCCGGGCCCCCGATGAAAGAGAAGCCCAAGCGGAACGGGGGCCGCGGTCTGGAGGATGTGCGGCCCAGCGTGGAGAGCCTCCTGGACGAGCTGGAGAGCTCGGTGCCCAGCCCCGT CCCTGCCATCACTGTGAACCAGGGCGAGATGAGCAGCCCACAGCGGGTCACCCCCAGCCAACAGCAGACGCGAATCTCGGCCTCCTCTGCCACCCGGGAGCTGGACGAGCTGATGGCCTCCCTGTCGGATTTTAAG ACCAGCTCCTCTGCTGTGGCCTTGAActccctggggctgctgcccAGCTCAGCTCCATCCTCACACCAcatactttcttctccttctcctcctcctcccaggccaTCCATTCCTAAACCCTCCCCTCGAGGCCACGGTCACACCCCAAAGGTCCTCAGTGTTGAGGATAATGATAATGGGAAGGGCCTTTTATCTCCTGTGGCCCCCAGTTGGCTTGATCTGGCTGGCCTTGGGGTGACAGCTGGCTTTGGGGTGACACCTGACACTCCCAACTTAAGGTCTTCCTCTGTAGAGGGTTCTCTGGGGCCATCTGGTGCAGAGAGCCAGGCTCAAGTTTGCAGGGATGGGCTAAACCTCACCAGCCAGCTCTCCAGGGCTCCCCCAGGCCATACTCTACCCAGAGCTCAATGCACCAGTCCCCAGGAGCCTGGAGACCCCCAAGGGCTGTCGACCAACCCTGAAAACCCAGAGGAGACCTTGGCTGCCACATGGGAGCAGCCATGGGCTTTCGAGGCGCTCAGTCCCGAGACTCCCTGTGGAGCTACGCCAAGCTTCCAGGAAGTAGCCGAGCCAGCTCTTGTGGCCATAGACCGTCAGGCCATCTTCCCAGATACCTGGAGTTTCACAAAGGAAGGTGGACAGCTGAGGGAGAGGGCGAGGCCAGAGCCAGTGGGGCCGGGGAGCAGCTGCCCTGCCCCAGTCAATGAGCAGTTAGGTGGAGAGATGCACATGAGGGGAAGCCCGGTCAGGCCAGCCCAGGGGCCCGAGACACACCAGAGGCCAGAGGGCACCACCGAAGCTGCTGCTGAAGCCAAGAGGGAGCAGCCGGAGCTTCCACGTGCTGTGGTCATGGACACGCCCAAGACCACCGAGAGGATTTCCACCTCTGGCCAG atCCGCTCCGTGATCAGGAGGAGCCGGGAGACTGGCCACGCGCACCCCATGTCCCGGGAGCCCTCCCCTCGCCGCCGGCTGGACCCCGCCACCCTGAGCAGGACCCCTTCCCAGGAGCGGCTCATCGCAGAGCTGCAGGGTCGGCTGGGCATCCAGCCGGAGGCAGAGGAGGctgcgggggctgggggggcctCCACCGAGGACTGGATGACGGAGGGCGTCGTCATCACTGTGCAGCCTCGAGGGAGGCGGGCTGAGGGGCAGCTGGTAGAGAAG gtGGTTTTTCCTCCCGGCTCTCCCATTCCCCTGAGAAGAACCTTCCCTGttctgccttctcctcctcctgtccctttGCTCCAGCATCGCAGCGATGCCATGGCCAGCAGctcttctcccccacccagcctggccgccccctccacCCTGGGGCCCTCAGCTCTCCCTTGTTGGTCTTCTGGGGTCCAGAATGCTGGGGCAGGGCCACAGGAAGAAGATGTGTGGGGGCCCACCTCTCCCCTTCCTGCGCCCTACACTGTGAGGTCCGTGGGCTGCCAGACCGACGAGGACCCGCTCTTCCCCCCGATGCAG ACCCAGGGCCTGGAGCAAAGAGCAGACGGAGAGCTGCGCTGGGCGGCTGGCTGGCCTCCAAATGACAGGCAGAGCAGTCCCGGAGGGCGGCATGAGGGAGGG TTCATGGCCCAGGGGAAGACGGGGAGCAGCTCTCCCCCTGGGGGCCCCCCAAAGCCCGGGAGCCAGCTAGACAGCATGCTGGGGAGCCTGCAGTCTGACCTGAACAAACTGGGGGTCGCCACGGTCGCCAAAGGGGTCTGTGGGGCCTGCAAGAAGCCCATCgcagggcag GTCGTGACGGCCATGGGGAAGACGTGGCACCCCGAGCACTTCGTCTGCACCCACTGCCAGGAGGAGATTGGGTCCCGGAACTTCTTTGAGCGGGACGGGCAGCCCTACTGTGAAAAGGACTATCACACCCTCTTCTCCCCTCGCTGCTACTACTGCAACGGCCCCATCCTGGAT AAAGTGGTGACGGCCCTCGACCGGACGTGGCACCCCGAGCACTTCTTCTGCGCCCAGTGTGGCGCCTTCTTCGGGCCAGAAG GGTTCCACGAGAAGGATGGCAAGGCTTACTGCCGGAAGGATTACTTCGACATGTTCGCGCCCAAGTGTGGCGGCTGCGCCCGTGCCATCCTGGAGAACTACATCTCGGCCCTCAACACCCTCTGGCATCCCGAGTGCTTCGTGTGCCGG GAATGCTTCACACCCTTCGTCAACGGCAGCTTCTTCGAGCACGACGGGCAGCCCTACTGCGAGGTGCACTACCACGAGCGGCGCGGCTCGCTGTGCTCCGGCTGCCAGAAGCCCATCACGGGCCGCTGTATCACCGCCATGGCCAAGAAGTTCCACCCGGAGCACTTCGTCTGTGCCTTCTGCCTCAAGCAGCTCAACAAGGGCACCTTCAAGGAGCAGAACGACAAGCCTTACTGTCAGAACTGCTTCCTCAAGCTCTTCTGCTAG